The genomic window CGTAACTTGGGTTGCTCAGAAGGTCTGATTTTGAGTTCCTGGACGGATTCTCTGATATATAGCTAAATCTAAAAAGCAGTTGGGAGGAGTTATAGATATTTGTTCAGAGGGAAAGGGACAATATTGTATTTACCCGGCAATCCATTTGGCGGCCACTTTGCCTGCCTGAGAAACAAAGAATTAGGAGCAAAAAAAATGGGACGAAAATCTTCTGAAAAGACCTCGTCCCACTTGGATCGGCAAAAGTGCAGACAAGTAATAAATTTATAGCTGATTTGAAGCGAATCGCGGAACCAGACACTAAGATGACAGCGTATAATGAGCTCGGTAGGTTGATGAAATTACGAAAAGAAAAAAAAATTAGAGCTAAAAGAAAAGCCAGGAAAGTGTTACTTAAAAAGTGGATGATTAAATATTTCCGATGATTGCTAAATTTGATTAGAAGTTGAATATTTATTCTGATAACAGATTTCGCAATTAAACAAGGGTAAATTGTGATTCGCGTCTCGCCGAGGATAAAGGTGACTGCATCGAAATGCCAACAGCACCATAGAACAACAAGAATTAATCTCGTTTCTCTACAAAGCCGGATAGAATTATAGTTTTTGACGATATTCATTATTTATGTATGTTAGTGCATTCCAAACCAAATGCCCTATAAACACCATAATGACCAGGAACTAACAGCCTTACTTAAGTCAGGTGATCAGCTAGCCTATGCTGAAATTTATCACCGTTACCATGCTGCCCTTTATATTCATGCATTTAAACGACTTCAATTAAGAGAAGAATGCAGGGATTTGGTTCACGAACTCTTTACCACCTTATGGATAAAACGCGAGGAAATTACTTTTAAATCTACCCTTTCCGGATATCTTTATACTTCAGTCAGGAACAAAATATTCGACTTACTGGCAAAGCAAAAGTTAAAAAAAACATATATTCAATCTATTCAAGATTTTGCAGAAAATGGTTTGGTTACTACCGATTACCTCGTGAGACAAAACCAGCTAAAGGCCATTATTGATCAGGAAATTGCCAACCTTCCTCCCCGCACGCGTCAAATATTCGAGCTGAGCAGGAAAAACTTCCTCAGTCATCAGGAAATTGCCAAAGTGTTAGACCTGTCCGAACAAACAGTAAAAACTACAATAAACAATGCATTAAAGGTATTGCGTACTAAGCTTGGATCCATGCTGTTCCTTTCGTTCTGATTTTTTTAAAATTTCTTTACCCCCTAAGCTATTCTACTTCGTCTTTAACCTCTGAATGCGGAAGGTACGCTCCTTCGCCGCCTAACAATGATGCAAAAAGAGGAAATTAACGCGCTTTTACAAAAGAAACAGGCAGGTAACTGTACACCTGAAGAAATCAACTTTTTAGAGAGTTGGTACGCACAATGGAATAAAGATCTTCCTTTGGGCCTAACCGAAGAGGAACTACTAGAAGACCTGTTCATTATTAAAAAGATGACCAGTACCCTGCCAGCCGAAAGAAAGTTTGGCACATTAAGTCAAAAACTTTTAATTGCAGCATCGCTGCTGGTCATGGTAAGTGTCGGACTTTATGTTTACCTGCATAACCAGCGCACCGATTACAACCTGGCGCTTCACGACATTCTACCTGGCAGCAACAAAGCGACTGTAACACTGGCAAATGGCCAAAAATTTGATTTAAAGAATTTAACAGGCGGCGTAGTGGTCGATAAATCCGGATTGGAATATAACGATGGAACAGATATAAACGGAATCGGCTCAACTGAAGTAGCGGCCCAGCAACTGGTACTAGCCACCCCCAAGGGAGGGCAATACCAAATCACCCTGGCTGATGGAACCAAAGTGTGGTTAAATGCCGCATCCTCATTGAAATTCCTTTCCAGTTTTACCGGCCTGAAAGAACGCCGGGTAGAATTAACCGGAGAAGCTTATTTCCAGGTTACGCATAATGCCAAACAGCCCTTTCGTGTAATGAGCGCAGGCCAGGTTGCCGAAGATCTTGGAACATCTTTTAACATTAACTGCTATCCTGATGAACCCCTAAGCAAAACAACCCTGGTAGAAGGAAGCATGCAAATTCAAAGTTTAAAAGATGCTCAACATTTAAAAACTGTCGTGTTAAAACCTAGTCAACAGGTATCTATTGACGCTGAAGGTACGATAACCTCACAGTTGGTGAATACTGCAGAAACATTGGGATGGAAAAACGATAACTTCATATTCGAAGGAGAAGATCTGAATTCGGCCATGCGCAAGATTGCAAGATGGTACAATGTGGATGTTGTTTATGAACCTGGGTTAAAAATAGGTACAACACCTATTCTGGAAGGATTGGTATCGAGAAAAAGTAAGTTATCGGAAGTACTGAAATGGATAGAAACTGTTGGTGGTGTCCGTTTCAAAATAGAAGGAAGGAGGGTAACAGTGATGAAATAGTTACTTCGCGATCATGCCAAATCATCAGGGGTGCTGGACACACCCCCGATAATTACTGGCATCCAGTTAATAAAAATTACTAACCAAAACCTGCAGTTGCCCACAATTTGACCTGAGCGGCCACTGCACAAACCAAATATAACAAAATGTATAGATTTTATGCCAGCAAATCGGGTATAACAGACCGTTATATCCGTAAAATATGGATGATTATGCGCCTAACCACCATCATACTCCTTTTCACGCTAATGCAGGTAAGTGCGGCAAGCTTCGGCCAGCGCATTACCCTTAATGAACGCCGGATATCATTAAAGCGTGCATTAGAAAAGATCCATAATCAAAGTGGATATAATTTTCTATTCGACAGGAAAGTCCTCAACGGAATCAATCCCATTAGCATTTCTATTGAGAATGAGGAATTGGAAACCGCAGTAAAAAAAATCCTCAATAACCTCCCCCTGGTCTATGTTATTGATGGAAAAACCATCCTGATCAAAGAAAAAGAAAGTTCACTTCTCGACAGGGCTGTTGACAAACTGAGCAGCATTTTCAGCAGTCAGGAAATACGGGGCAAAGTAACCGATTTAAAAGGAAACCCTATTCCAGGCGCAACGGTATTGATTAAAGGAACCAAAAAAGCAACCTCAACAGATTCGAATGGAAATTTTAAAATCCAGGCGGATAAAAATGAAACGCTGGTCATCCAGATCGTCGGCTTCATCACCAAAGAAATACTTTTGGGTGAACAGACAGAGATCAGCATCAACCTAACAGAAGAAGACAAATCCCTGGAAGATGTAGTAGTAGTTGGTTATGGCAAACAAAAGAAGGTAACCATTACCGGCGCAGTTAGCACAATCAATATGTCGGATATGCAGACCCCAAACCGTTCGCTTTCCAACTCTTTGGCTGGTAAAGTAGCGGGAGTTATCTCTATGCAGCGCAGCGGAGAGCCAGGATACGACAATGCCTCTTTTACTATCCGGGGCATAGGAACTTTTACTGGCAATACAGAACCACTGATTATTATTGACGGTGTACAGCGAGATGATATAAACAGCTCTTTTGGAGGCTCTTACAACAATATTGATCCGGAAGACATACAAAGTATTTCCTTACTTAAAGATGCTTCTGCCACCGCAGTTTACGGTGCCAGAGGAGCCAATGGTGTATTAATTATCAATACCAAACGGGGTACTGCCGGAAAGCCATTAATTTCAATAAAAACCGAAGCCTCTATGTCTGGTCTCACCAAAACACCACAAATGCTGGATGGCGTTTCCTGGATGAGACTCTATAATGAAGCCAATATTAACGATGGCAATCAGCCTGTATATTCAGAAGAAATTATCCAGAAAACCGCAAGTGGTCTGGATCCCTACCTCTACCCCAATGTAAACTGGATCAAATCAACCTATAAAAACTGGGCTCCAGGTTTTAATACCAATTTAAATGTAAGCGGAGGCTCTCAAAGCGTGAGGTACTATGTTTCGGCCTCTTTTTACAACCAGGATGGAAGTTATAAAGTGACCAAGCAAAATGGATATAACCCAAATTTGAATTTTAAAAGGTATGATTTCAGGACCAACCTCGATATAGACCTGAGCCCGACAACTTTATTATCCATGAATTTGGACGCGATGTTGGTGAGCAGCAGATACCCGGGTTTATCAGCAAGTAAAATCTGGTATAATGCCTATTTAACCCCGCCTATTGCTTTCCCTATCCAATACCCCGATGGATCGTGGGCTGGCCCGTTTAATAATGGAGGAAGCAATCCGCTCAACGAAATTCAAAATTCGGGTTACGCAACAGAATTCCGTCCCACTACACAATCCATTTTTTCGATTAATCAGAAATTAGACCGTTTTACACCTGGACTGAGTGCAATGGCCAGGTTTTCCTTTGATTCGTATAGTGAAAATGATAATAGGCGGACGGGAAGAAACAACCTTTTCCTGGCCAGTTCAAGAGATGCTGATGGCAACCTGATCCTTAACCAATCAAGGGTTGGAGAACAGTTTCTGGGTTACTCACAATCTTCAAGTGCAGAGAAAAAGATGTACCTGGAAACCAATATCACTTACGACCGCAGGTTCGGCCATCATCATGTTGGCGGCTTATTTTTATACAATATGCGTACCAGGGTAGTTAGCTCGGCGGGAGACGTGATTTCTTCTATCCCTTACAAAAACCAGGGCATGGCTTTCAGGGTAACTTATGATTACGCAGACCGTTATCTGCTCGAATTTGATGCAGGTTACACCGGTTCAGAAAATTTTGAGCCAGGCAAAAGATTTGGTTTTTTCCCTTCTGTTTCAGGGGGCTGGGTGATTTCGAACGAGCCTTTTTTCAAAAACCTATCAACTACAGTTAACCTATTAAAAATCAGAGGTTCTCATGGAATTGTAGGGAATGATCAGATCGGATTTAGAAACGGTGTGAAAAGATTCCCCTACCTGAGCCAATATGGTTCGGGAAGCTCAATAGGTTTAGGCTTTAACGGAACCATATTTAATGGAGTGACTGAAAGTGTTTTCGGCGTAGAAAACCTGACCTGGG from Flavobacterium sp. W4I14 includes these protein-coding regions:
- a CDS encoding transmembrane sensor (product_source=KO:K07165; ko=KO:K07165; pfam=PF04773,PF16344; superfamily=88688; transmembrane_helix_parts=Inside_1_73,TMhelix_74_93,Outside_94_376) — encoded protein: MMQKEEINALLQKKQAGNCTPEEINFLESWYAQWNKDLPLGLTEEELLEDLFIIKKMTSTLPAERKFGTLSQKLLIAASLLVMVSVGLYVYLHNQRTDYNLALHDILPGSNKATVTLANGQKFDLKNLTGGVVVDKSGLEYNDGTDINGIGSTEVAAQQLVLATPKGGQYQITLADGTKVWLNAASSLKFLSSFTGLKERRVELTGEAYFQVTHNAKQPFRVMSAGQVAEDLGTSFNINCYPDEPLSKTTLVEGSMQIQSLKDAQHLKTVVLKPSQQVSIDAEGTITSQLVNTAETLGWKNDNFIFEGEDLNSAMRKIARWYNVDVVYEPGLKIGTTPILEGLVSRKSKLSEVLKWIETVGGVRFKIEGRRVTVMK
- a CDS encoding TonB-linked SusC/RagA family outer membrane protein (product_source=TIGR04056; cath_funfam=2.60.40.1120; pfam=PF00593,PF07660,PF07715,PF13715; superfamily=49464,56935; tigrfam=TIGR04056; transmembrane_helix_parts=Inside_1_19,TMhelix_20_42,Outside_43_1144) translates to MYRFYASKSGITDRYIRKIWMIMRLTTIILLFTLMQVSAASFGQRITLNERRISLKRALEKIHNQSGYNFLFDRKVLNGINPISISIENEELETAVKKILNNLPLVYVIDGKTILIKEKESSLLDRAVDKLSSIFSSQEIRGKVTDLKGNPIPGATVLIKGTKKATSTDSNGNFKIQADKNETLVIQIVGFITKEILLGEQTEISINLTEEDKSLEDVVVVGYGKQKKVTITGAVSTINMSDMQTPNRSLSNSLAGKVAGVISMQRSGEPGYDNASFTIRGIGTFTGNTEPLIIIDGVQRDDINSSFGGSYNNIDPEDIQSISLLKDASATAVYGARGANGVLIINTKRGTAGKPLISIKTEASMSGLTKTPQMLDGVSWMRLYNEANINDGNQPVYSEEIIQKTASGLDPYLYPNVNWIKSTYKNWAPGFNTNLNVSGGSQSVRYYVSASFYNQDGSYKVTKQNGYNPNLNFKRYDFRTNLDIDLSPTTLLSMNLDAMLVSSRYPGLSASKIWYNAYLTPPIAFPIQYPDGSWAGPFNNGGSNPLNEIQNSGYATEFRPTTQSIFSINQKLDRFTPGLSAMARFSFDSYSENDNRRTGRNNLFLASSRDADGNLILNQSRVGEQFLGYSQSSSAEKKMYLETNITYDRRFGHHHVGGLFLYNMRTRVVSSAGDVISSIPYKNQGMAFRVTYDYADRYLLEFDAGYTGSENFEPGKRFGFFPSVSGGWVISNEPFFKNLSTTVNLLKIRGSHGIVGNDQIGFRNGVKRFPYLSQYGSGSSIGLGFNGTIFNGVTESVFGVENLTWEKSTKDNLGTEIGLFNKLNITVDLYKERRKNILIARSSLSGILGVNGTVFANLGEMNNQGVDANVEYNEKIGNVSLRLYGNFTYNNNKIVERDEPKQLYAYQQATGQKLGDNLMYIAEGLFTSTQQIAASASQFGANLKPGDIKYKDVNNDGVINSFDRVYTGKSDVPTILYGSGFTVGYKGVDLSLFFQGISGVSFMANGSAVTGDGATGAGVVPFTGMGQYPSGMLANLENRWTVENPRQDAYYPRLGISNQNSNNYQPSTWWSKDGSFVRLKQATLGYRFSDALLTRASIKSVYLYLTGQNLLTFSKFKLWDPELGANAAGYPPLRTFALGLKASL
- a CDS encoding RNA polymerase sigma-70 factor (family 1) (product_source=TIGR02985; cath_funfam=1.10.10.10,1.10.1740.10; cog=COG1595; pfam=PF04542,PF08281; superfamily=88659,88946; tigrfam=TIGR02985) gives rise to the protein MPYKHHNDQELTALLKSGDQLAYAEIYHRYHAALYIHAFKRLQLREECRDLVHELFTTLWIKREEITFKSTLSGYLYTSVRNKIFDLLAKQKLKKTYIQSIQDFAENGLVTTDYLVRQNQLKAIIDQEIANLPPRTRQIFELSRKNFLSHQEIAKVLDLSEQTVKTTINNALKVLRTKLGSMLFLSF
- a CDS encoding hypothetical protein (product_source=Hypo-rule applied; superfamily=81464; transmembrane_helix_parts=Inside_1_19,TMhelix_20_42,Outside_43_68,TMhelix_69_91,Inside_92_97,TMhelix_98_120,Outside_121_134,TMhelix_135_152,Inside_153_171) produces the protein MNIVKNYNSIRLCRETRLILVVLWCCWHFDAVTFILGETRITIYPCLIAKSVIRINIQLLIKFSNHRKYLIIHFLSNTFLAFLLALIFFSFRNFINLPSSLYAVILVSGSAIRFKSAINLLLVCTFADPSGTRSFQKIFVPFFLLLILCFSGRQSGRQMDCRVNTILSLSL